In Setaria italica strain Yugu1 chromosome I, Setaria_italica_v2.0, whole genome shotgun sequence, the genomic window CAAGCACCCTACTATGCTCAATAAGGGCATACTGGACCACTCACACGCGGAGACATTGATAGTCATGCATGCGTTCATGATGCATGCGCCAACTAGCATGTGACCTCATATTAATAATTTTGGCTGAATAGACAGCTTGGCCCCTTAAGTGTTGTAAACTTTCTTTTCTAGCTCAGCATATATCGGGCTTGCTCCAATGTGGCATGCTAGGTTGGCGTGCCTAGTCAGACCCAGGTGTTCTTCGCCCATGAAATATCTCTTTTGGCCTTAGTGTTGATCCATTAGTAAAGTGACTAATTCAAAGATGGCAATGGGAAAAACAGATCAATTATTTCAACCCTAACCGGTCCACAGTAtggtaaacaaaaaaaaaataatcttaTAGTGGTGACTAGAAACACCAACATGAAGAGAGAAACTCGAGGGATGAAGTTGCTGCCCGGCCGAAAACCTTCTACTAGTTCTCGCTCTTTGCTCTCATCACCTCTCAGGTGTCAGCTAACTGCCACGCTCGAGCTGAAACATCAACGTACCTATTTTCCTATTGATCATTGTTAATTATTCCTATGGCTAGCTGCTGTCGCTTTTGTCTGTTCCAAGAGGCCACCGTATATTCTTCAGTATTGGATGTCAACGCGCAGAGTCTAGGGCAGACTCACAATGAGTGACGACTTCATTCAACACGGGTTGTGTTTCTTTCTGTCACTTTGAAGTCTAATAAGCTAGCTGTATAATCAACACATCATATCTGTCTTCTAGAAACAAATAAActaatgatatatttttttcttgataCTAGTAGTATACTATGTAACAGTCAAGCACGGCCCAGTGACGATGATACAGTGTATAACAAATGGTCTGCAAGTGACTGGTCAGTGCTGTTATTGTATATACAAGCTGGTGAGTACCATGCATGGTGcactatatatatgtatatatacaaaaTTCTACTAGAGTAGCTTGCGGGTATATATACTGCTACTTATTCAGGTGGGCGCGCGCGTGACTCGGAGGAGAGAAACCCACCCAATCAAATTAATCGCACGCAACTCACGTGGATGAGAGGAACGGCAGTGCCAAGCGCGCAAAGCCAAAGCCAAGTGCATTTGGTTGAAAGGAAGGTGACAGCGAGAAGGCGCGGAAAAGAGAGGGACTACCAGCTAGCTACTCGTATTTGGTGTACGATCTGTTATTATTGCCCGTGCATGTCCTTAGCCACAACGGCTTCTAGATCAATAGTAGTGCGTGCTCCCTTCATCTTAAAATATAAGGCCACATTTTGATTGTTAATATTTCATATGTTGTAATGTATATATATGACCACGAAATTGACATCGTCGTATGAAAGTACCTATTTTTTTTAGTACAGATCCAATAGTATCAGATTTTATGATATAGTTAATGTATAAATTCTTAGACTAAGtattgagatggagggagtacgtatAACATCAGCTCACGTGCTTAATTCCAGACAAAAGTAAAGGCAACCGTTTTATTTATAATAAAGGTAGAGCTCAAGATTTTTTTGCCACCTTTAAGTAGTTTAAGATTGAATGGGTGTTTGTTTTATTAAGAATAGCTTGGTTACAGGTTGTAGTTGGTCGTCGTGAATCTAGGTCATGATGCTGCACACTACTCCCTCCAGTAaaagttttttttccattgtgGATATTTCAACATGTAGGATCAAGAAATTGTAACTTTTACGGCTATTGTAGTGTTTTTATAAACATAGGAAACTATAGTCATAATAACATTGTGTTGTTTAGAAAAAAATCACATTATTTTCATGTGTTCAATGGCAATGTATTCAAAAAGGAATAATGCAATTAATTATTTCAATAGCTCAAAATAATTTGTTACGTCCGCTTTCTGTGGTACTAGTTGGCAATGACAAAGCAATGATGAACAAAGCTAACTACAATTTATCCATTCAAGTAAGAGCATCTCTACTAGTCTCCCTTTCCCAAATCCAACTACCATATCGGGagagttgataagaaaatagtgctTGAGCAGTCTCCTTTTACCTTTCCATTTTCCTAATAATTATTGGtacaacccaataattcaccccaactctCCCTACATAAAGAAGTTGTGACTCTCCTAATACGGTAGTTgtattgggatgagattattaggagactgcaaaagcaactctcccaataacgGTGAAAGTGATGTTGGAATATTCTTATTAACTAGTTATTAGGAAACATTTATTGGGAGACTGCAGAGATGCTCTCGTAACATTTGCGGAGGACTTTTATTGGGTTTGCACACTTATCGCTCCTCTCCAAAATTTATTGAAAGGTACAAAAGTTTCATGACCTTTTGAGAAAAGCCATGTATGTCGTTGTAGCATGTCATAGGCATCTTCCCAAGTTTAAACTCTTTTCCCTGCTTTGGCATAGCTCTTGTCTCGTTtttcaaaatgaaaaaaattgcttaaaacatgtactccctccatcctaaattataagtcgctttgacttttttggtacatccactttgctatgcatctagacatattgttatatctatatacatagcaaagtgaatgtatcaaaaagtcaaagcgacttataatttaggatggagggagtacatctttGATGAGTATTTGAACCATTGCGAGCAGTGTCTTTTTGTCGAACTGAAGCTATGTTTAGGACCGCGTCAATATTCAAAACAACACGCAGTAGTGACTTGCCAAGATTGTATTACAGCATAGAATAATCCACCACAGAGAGAAATAGACAGCGGGATCATGACATGATGGATAATATACTATTCGGCACATGCTTGAAAATGATGTGCTCCCTGATCTACGTTGCAAGTTGCGGATGCATATGCATGACCTGAGAAATATTCCCACACATCTAGATGTATAcaagtatatatgtatatatatgataaACATACATGTGTAGCCTATAGGCTTTAACTGAAAGCATGCGCATGAGTTGGACATGTAAGCCTCATCAGTTGGCAGAATGCCATAGAATTGCAAGCTTTTCTAGCTCCCCTAAAACAAAGTTAAGGAAAGGGGAGCTGCACATCATTATTACACCTGGTCCTCAAAATTGCTGCACGATCTTTCTCATAGCAGTCTGGGAAATCCACTTACCACCCTATCATTATCACCAAAATGATGTTAAGAAAGGTCGTTGATCACATACTCATAGCAGTCGTGAGTATGTAATTAGTGCCTCGTAGCAATGCAGGATGCAGCTAGCTGTGTAGAGATGCGCCGCCATGGCGCCACCTTGTAGCGTAGCCTTGTACGTACAGCTTGTAGCTTGCTAGTATCTGAAGTACGAGTCTCTCAAGTCGAAGCTCCAGAGAGAAGCGCTTGCGCCATGGATATTGTAGTCCTCCATGTCCTCGTCCGCCGcaaccggaggcggcggcagcagctgcagGAAGTCGTATGCATTGCTGCCCCAGCCTGTAGGGGagaagagcggcggcgggtgcgccATGACGGGCCGCCAGTCGATGCTTCCGTCCGCGCGCACGGGCGCCACGAcctcagcgccgccgccagcgccgagAACGCCCGCCGTGCCGTGCGCCACCGCGGAGTCCCACGGCAGCGCCGGGGCGTCGTCGGCGTCCAtgagcgccgcggccgcctgctGCGCCGTGACGGCGGCGCGGTTGGCGTGGGAGAGCGCAGCCGCCTGCACCTCCTGCGGGTCGCTGCTGCATCCGCCGGcgcggcatggcggcggcgagtcCGGGAAGTTGAGGTCCGCGCCGGCGGCCCCGGGGCCGCGGAGGCAGACGAAGGCGGCGTCGAAGGCGCGCGCGGCCTTCTCGGGGGCGTCGTAGGAGCCCAACCAGATGCGCTCGCGGCTGTTAGGCAGCCGGATCTCCGACACCCACTTGCCCCACTTGCGCTTCCGCACGCCCTTGAACTTCTTGCTGCTCCCCTCCGtctccggcgacgacgacatGCTGCCGCGGCGGTGCAATGGTGCGAGccaaagctgctgctgctgctgctgccaacgTCGTCGACGATGATCACAGGCATGATGAATCTTGGTGGGCTCGGTGGCTCGGCTACTTATACGTCACCGCGGCGAGGTCGCGCGGCGCGCGTTGACCCGAGATTCAACTCGCGAATGGCGCGTCGGACGGCGACGTCCTTGTGGTGCCAGCCACATGGCAGATTGGCAGGCGGTCCGGCAGTGCGTCCGCTGCGCGTCCGCTGTGCGGGGCCGAGTCGGCTGTGCTGTCGAAGTTGGAGGGGGAGGATGCTATCTTGTCCTATTTTGgaaacccttttttttttgggtcccatgctctttaaccatgcatgattGGTTATGTTGCTTTCTTTCATTAATTAGCTGCTACTGTATATAATTTCGATCCATTCTGGGCTGCGTCTTTATTTATTGAGTGGTTTTGGACGTTTACACGTATCTACTCACTCCTACCGTAAACAAAAGTTGGTTTATTACGATATAATTTCAACATAATAAAGACAAAATGTTCCTACTTTGGTAACTGTAATTCTTTTCTAATTTTAACATCCATCCGATCGTGAAAAATTTGAAGTCCCCCGACTGGAGGTAGCAGAACAGGCAACGATCGGTGCAATCTAAAAGCTTAATCTCGGTTCAATCTAAAAGCTTAATCTCACTTATACTTCAACTTTAACGAAGGAGGTTGCCTGGACATCAAACTTCCATGGTGCAGGTACACAATTGTAAAGTCGTGTGCTTTCACCTACTCACTTTATATTGGGATTGAAGGAAGCATTATTactcactttttttttccgtCAGCACCTTTTGTTACCAACTAACCATTATACGCTCTGTGCATTTCTTGCGAAGCTTGAATatgttcaaacttcaaacacATATACTCGCCTTATAAATCTGGACGGAGCGAGTATTTAGCAAAGAACGTTTACGTTACGTATCCTGGCGGTACACGAACAAACAACCTTCCCTTTGCTACTGCTGCGTTTATGTTTCAGCCGTCCGGTTGGTCACGACCTCTCATTGGATGGCTGGTGTCGACGGTGTTCTCTGGCCGGAGAGATGAGATGAGACGATCGAGACCATCGCTGGTGCCGGCCGCCGGGGATCGAGCGAGTAACGGCGCGGTCGGTATTCAGCGCTGCGGCGGTCGCAGGAACGACCACCGGGGAGCTTCTTTTTCATGCGATCCGCTCGAAAGCAACCACGGAGGAAAAAGCGCGGCAGGTCGGAGCCGCTGTTGCCTGCACTTTCCCACACTGCACTGCGCGGCGATTCCCGGCGATTGGCCATTCGGCCCAGCTCGAGCTCCGCGGCGTCCTGCGATCGCGAGCGGGTCAATCAAACCGGCGAAAGCGATCGTCCTGTGGTGTTGTGTCGTGTGTCAGATGATcaccagcccagcccagcccagcccggTAAACCCTTTGCTTTTCCTTTTGCCCGTATCCGATAGGAGTGGCTAGGCCTCACAGCTCCATGGTCAATGCGGAACCGGTCGAACCCATGGACTGACGCGCGATGTGACGCGCGCGGGCGGGCCTTGGCGTGGCCGGCTGTGCGCGCGTTGCGTGCGGCGCCAGGACAAGCTTGTGTTGCTCATCGTCTTATCCGGTTGACCAAGCCGGCAGGAGTGTAAACGGAGAAGCAGAACCCCAAACAGTACGGACGGGGTCTGAACGGTATCGCAGCGATCATACCATACGCATGCCAGTACAAGAAAATCCTTTTATGCTACCGAATTTTGAAAGCTTGTTTATTCCTCAGATAGAGTACAGATACTACGACCAAAGACAGTTGCCAGGGAAGGGAACCTGTTCCCACAAAATGGCGATGCTACAGCTGAACGGAAGCTTTGGAGGTAACTGTTGAAAACCCG contains:
- the LOC101782195 gene encoding ethylene-responsive transcription factor ERF018, producing MSSSPETEGSSKKFKGVRKRKWGKWVSEIRLPNSRERIWLGSYDAPEKAARAFDAAFVCLRGPGAAGADLNFPDSPPPCRAGGCSSDPQEVQAAALSHANRAAVTAQQAAAALMDADDAPALPWDSAVAHGTAGVLGAGGGAEVVAPVRADGSIDWRPVMAHPPPLFSPTGWGSNAYDFLQLLPPPPVAADEDMEDYNIHGASASLWSFDLRDSYFRY